Proteins encoded by one window of Thalassoroseus pseudoceratinae:
- a CDS encoding FeoA family protein → MTRLHSLRPGERGLIVSIHGDDAIATRLIEMGLTSGEEIAVTGYAPITQAVECRYRGYRLSIRVTEAKRIEVKMIPATESTISFPTGETT, encoded by the coding sequence ATGACTCGGCTCCACTCGCTACGACCTGGCGAACGCGGGCTAATCGTTAGCATTCATGGCGACGATGCCATCGCGACGCGGTTGATCGAAATGGGACTCACCAGCGGTGAAGAAATCGCTGTGACCGGATACGCTCCAATTACCCAAGCGGTCGAGTGTCGTTACCGAGGCTACCGGCTCTCCATTCGAGTGACCGAGGCAAAACGCATCGAGGTCAAGATGATCCCGGCTACGGAATCGACGATCTCATTCCCAACAGGAGAAACCACGTGA
- a CDS encoding TadE/TadG family type IV pilus assembly protein, whose translation MKARAAMTNRQLTSAPRTNEHESRRGTALVEMALVLPIFMMVTLGIVEFGRAMMVSQLVTNAAREGARQAIIDGSNNANVRSTIETFMQQSANVAAGDLVITITVTPAPGNTDPANQVANTSSGDLIQIMIDVPFNKVSFIPGNYLKDKHLRGMAAMRRE comes from the coding sequence ATGAAAGCTCGAGCCGCAATGACAAATCGACAGCTCACCAGCGCACCTCGCACGAACGAACACGAATCCCGGCGAGGGACGGCATTGGTTGAAATGGCATTGGTGCTGCCAATCTTCATGATGGTCACACTCGGGATCGTCGAGTTCGGCCGTGCGATGATGGTCAGTCAATTGGTGACGAATGCCGCTCGTGAGGGGGCCCGGCAAGCCATTATTGATGGTTCCAACAACGCCAATGTCAGAAGCACCATCGAAACGTTCATGCAGCAGTCAGCAAACGTGGCGGCAGGCGACCTGGTCATTACGATCACAGTGACGCCCGCCCCTGGCAACACCGATCCTGCGAATCAGGTCGCCAATACCAGTTCCGGTGATTTGATTCAGATTATGATCGATGTTCCCTTCAACAAGGTCAGCTTTATTCCTGGCAACTACTTGAAGGACAAGCATCTTCGCGGAATGGCCGCCATGCGACGCGAGTAG